One Drosophila kikkawai strain 14028-0561.14 chromosome 3L, DkikHiC1v2, whole genome shotgun sequence genomic window carries:
- the LOC108071588 gene encoding uncharacterized protein, translating into MPNMLPTIEEEGKLSWLRLMWRYRLQFQSMASASIIFVGCGMRLAWSIFDTPAGKFLNNNNTHNLMMSWFIGAALGAILAALFVQRVTKNVAYISSGFLLILAGILTVTSLPQHFLAACYSSVGIGAAYGLTQIQALITGSEVAHKSIRGMLVSCERIFLWLGVCVQVFYTRVWRNLEPLESQGYGLQVDQLHGVALAGLGLGAVFLALSHRLESPLLLLHQERDMAVGETLKALHGQSSTELVRLREDCRQLHSARDWERFVEEPEESEAGWRPWARRVLPFLKVLLLRCFATMAISLSYNRAFLVVSWHGLECDMNCLYWLAFAGLFGSVVGAFVVDWQGRSKLCSLSLFLAGIVIVMVGGVFEHLESVKKTFYDINLQAIALLMLLFEVIVAGGVAIPALVYTSEAFSIAHKARCLAGVLILEQLLQLGLLLATFQHCITVSVFFFTIGGLSFVVGLTVFMLLPETKQLTLYECLLKFKKVP; encoded by the exons ATGCCCAACATGTTGCCAACGATCGAGGAGGAGGGAAAGCTGTCCTGGCTGCGTCTCATGTGGCGATATCGCCTGCAGTTTCAGTCAATGGCTTCag CTTCTATTATCTTTGTGGGCTGTGGCATGCGCCTGGCCTGGTCCATCTTCGACACTCCTGCTGGCAAGTTCctcaacaacaataataccCACAATTTGATGATGAGCTGGTTCATAGGCGCCGCCTTGGGTGCCATTCTGGCAGCTCTTTTTGTCCAAAGGGTCACCAAGAATGTGGCTTAT ATTTCCAGTGGCTTTCTGCTCATCCTGGCCGGCATTCTGACTGTGACTTCTCTTCCCCAACACTTTCTGGCCGCCTGCTACAGCAGCGTGGGCATAGGTGCAGCCTATGGCCTCACCCAGATCCAGGCTCTCATCACAGGCTCAGAAGTGGCTCACAAGTCCATTCGTGGAATGCTGGTCAGCTGTGAGCGCATCTTCTTATGGCTAGGCGTCTGCGTTCAGGTGTTCTACACCCGAGTTTGGCGCAACCTGGAGCCACTGGAGTCGCAGGGATACGGCTTGCAGGTGGATCAACTACACGGCGTAGCCTTGGCTGGTCTGGGTCTTGGAGCTGTTTTCCTAGCCCTATCCCATAGGCTAGAGTCACCGCTGCTTCTACTGCACCAGGAGAGAGACATGGCTGTGGGCGAGACCCTGAAGGCTCTTCATGGACAATCTTCCACGGAGCTGGTAAGGTTAAGGGAGGATTGCCGGCAGCTGCATAGTGCCCGGGACTGGGAGCGTTTTGTGGAGGAGCCCGAGGAGTCGGAAGCGGGCTGGCGACCATGGGCCCGGCGTGTGCTGCCCTTTCTCAAGGTCCTGTTGCTGCGTTGCTTCGCCACTATGGCCATTTCCCTAAGCTACAATCGGGCCTTCCTGGTGGTCAGCTGGCATGGATTGGAGTGCGATATGAACTGCCTGTACTGGCTGGCCTTCGCGGGACTCTTTGGCAGTGTGGTCGGAGCCTTTGTCGTGGACTGGCAGGGTCGAAGTAAACTCTGCTCTTTGTCCCTTTTCCTCGCTGGCATTGTGATCGTGATGGTGGGCGGGGTCTTTGAGCATCTAGAGTCCGTGAAGAAGACCTTCTACGACATCAATCTGCAGGCCATAGCCCTTCTGATGCTTCTCTTTGAGGTCATAGTGGCCGGGGGCGTGGCAATACCCGCTCTGGTCTACACTTCGGAGGCCTTTAGTATTGCTCACAAGGCCCGTTGCCTGGCTGGAGTTCTGATCCTGGAGCAACTCCTCCAGCTGggcctgctgctggccacctTCCAGCACTGCATCACCGTGTCGGTGTTTTTCTTCACAATCGGAGGCTTGAGCTTTGTGGTGGGGCTGACGGTGTTTATGCTGCTGCCGGAGACCAAGCAACTGACCCTCTACGAGTGCCTGCTCAAGTTCAAGAAGGTTCCTTAA
- the LOC138928294 gene encoding solute carrier family 2, facilitated glucose transporter member 4-like, with protein MGNDKFTAPEPPPMGFASAPPPLGFPQTGYPQPGLSGVWPHSQQPGYSWYPPPQQQGYPPQQGYPPQQEYPPHQGYNPQQGYPPQYYGSTTGYGGPPPPPPSYPSQQTVNMAVNGSWYSRNQKNKPQSYAVGGAALIFLSGGMNIAWSIGFHGTLFYATTKHNFLAWFIGGIIGAVLSCFLANKVAKKHVLIFSSTLVMIGGIVIASTKNNGSASLAGSYLDGIANGLVFAPFMALAGEVSVPYMRGLITASIEQMCLGLGIFVQILYVSTWTSETYPSKNSFSPENMRGVLSAVYGLLALLIGSLLCIESPVIMLAKKNDEQGAIDALRRLQRPYTVTNETFEQLAEHKRYLAHNKDLSMGQSICQAIPTFIRLVFLRGMNVLSLNMFLYLTLGSSYASWYSLEGTWEWLIGFGICRWMGNFIATFSMEWAGRKKPTILGLLVCSVLAFVIAAQYNFYNMWTGIAIMTLFSELFAGIAFTSTSPYLAEAYPLGVKQHFIAFTFVAEMLVFIIIGMIDWGVIAGAEYMYALGGLYAFGFFLVIFCLPETRGTNLREAQDKFSRFFTTSS; from the exons ATGGGAAACGACAAGTTCACAGCACCAGAGCCCCCGCCAATGGGTTTTGCTAGTGCTCCACCACCGTTGGGATTTCCTCAGACAGGCTATCCTCAGCCAGGACTTTCTGGGGTCTGGCCACATAGCCAGCAGCCAGGTTATTCGTGGTATCCGCCACCACAGCAGCAGGGATATCCCCCACAGCAGGGTTATCCACCACAGCAGGAATATCCACCACATCAGGGATACAATCCACAACAGGGTTATCCGCCTCAGTACTATGGATCAACAACTGGCTATGGAGgaccaccgccaccaccaccatcgtATCCCTCACAGCAGACCGTGAATATGGCGGTGAATGGCAGCTGGTACAGTCGTAATCAGAAGAACAAGCCACAATCTTATGCTGTGGGCGGAG CGGCTCTAATTTTTTTATCTGGAGGCATGAACATTGCGTGGAGCATTGGCTTCCATGGAACCCTGTTTTATGCCACCACCAAACATAATTTCTTGGCCTGGTTCATTGGCGGCATCATTGGAGCTGTACTCAGCTGCTTTCTCGCCAACAAAGTGGCCAAGAAGCATGTCCTG ATCTTTAGCTCCACTCTGGTAATGATTGGCGGCATAGTGATTGCCTCTACCAAGAACAATGGCTCAGCCAGCTTGGCAGGATCCTACCTGGATGGGATAGCCAATGGCCTGGTGTTTGCCCCGTTCATGGCCCTCGCTGGAGAGGTCTCGGTGCCCTACATGCGCGGCCTCATCACGGCCAGCATTGAGCAGATGTGCTTGGGCCTGGGCATCTTTGTGCAGATCTTGTACGTCTCCACTTGGACCTCTGAAACGTATCCCTCGAAGAACTCCTTCTCGCCGGAGAACATGAGGGGAGTCCTGAGCGCCGTGTACGGACTGCTTGCCTTGCTAATTGGCTCACTGCTATGCATCGAATCTCCGGTGATAATGCTGGCCAAGAAGAACGATGAACAGGGAGCCATCGATGCTTTGAGGCGCCTGCAGAGACCTTACACCGTGACCAACGAGACCTTCGAGCAGCTGGCGGAGCACAAGCGGTACCTGGCTCACAACAAGGACCTCTCGATGGGCCAAAGCATTTGCCAGGCCATCCCCACCTTCATCCGGCTGGTGTTCCTCCGAGGTATGAATGTCCTGAGCCTCAACATGTTCCTGTACTTGACCCTGGGCTCCTCCTACGCCAGCTGGTATAGCCTGGAGGGCACCTGGGAGTGGCTCATTGGCTTTGGGATCTGTCGGTGGATGGGCAACTTCATTGCCACCTTCAGCATGGAGTGGGCGGGTCGCAAGAAGCCCACCATCCTAGGGCTCTTGGTCTGCAGTGTCCTGGCCTTCGTGATTGCCGCTCAGTACAATTTCTATAACATGTGGACCGGAATTGCCATCATGACGCTGTTCTCTGAGCTCTTCGCTGGTATAGCCTTCACCTCCACGTCTCCTTACCTGGCCGAGGCCTATCCTTTGGGGGTGAAGCAGCATTTTATAGCTTTTACCTTCGTTGCGGAGATGCTGGTCTTCATTATAATTGGAATGATCGATTGGGGTGTCATTGCTGGAGCTGAATACATGTACGCCTTGGGAGGACTCTATGCATTTGGTTTTTTCCTTGTGATTTTCTGCCTGCCGGAGACCAGGGGGACCAACTTGCGAGAGGCCCAGGACAAGTTCAGCAGGTTCTTCACCACGAGCTCCTAG
- the Egfrap gene encoding EGFR adapter protein — MAMQDIRLRLEPQHSTVTFLASASSCSASTSSSNSSSQTAETTLIETAEKSPPSAGGSEPAAATAGAVTTTTSPQHYFHHHHHHPPAQQQLRPPVTPPLHPQHTHPHSHPHPYQQRRPVEQLQLLHSHHDAQELSGQEPSPLHPHPHHLRSPSSEEDNSPTEMNNCRRLVDKPPLVKRLTMGIGLLRGTEDSRPLVHSTCGSSLNSGSGSGSGCGSTQTISDGYVNEAICDGTPEKYVASKFGDSCRQSLSALESATQRLQVELPASNKKYLRETCSANSSPKLFPAHGSLRLDNLSLAEQQELKGAAWFQAGIPREISLEVLSRQSPGAFLVRQSSTKPGCFALSLRVPPPSPRVAHYLILRTQRGYKIKGFTKEFSSLKSLITHHSVMPELLPVPLTLPRPPSARSQRAYDQDRDRGGSIQNGNGGGGDFEMYGSLNDFRKMMADLNV; from the exons ATGGCCATGCAGGATATACGCCTACGCCTGGAACCGCAGCACAGTACAGTCACATTTTTAGCCTCTGCCTCGTCCTGTTCCGCCTCCACATCCTCCTCCAACTCGTCATCCCAAACAGCTGAGACCACGCTGATTGAGACAGCTGAGAAGTCACCACCATCAGCAGGCGGCAG TGAACcagctgctgctactgctggaGCAGTGACAACGACGACATCGCCGCAGCATTActtccatcatcatcatcatcatccaccggcacagcagcagcttcgTCCCCCAGTAACTCCGCCTTTGCATCCGCAGCACACACATCCGCATTCGCATCCGCATCCTTACCAGCAGCGCCGCCCtgtggagcagctgcagctgctgcacaGCCACCACGATGCCCAGGAGCTGTCCGGACAGGAGCCATCGCCCTTGCATCCACATCCGCATCACCTGCGCTCGCCCAGCTCCGAGGAGGATAATTCGCCCACTGAAATGAATAATTGCCGTCGTTTGGTTGATAAACCGCCGCTG GTGAAACGCCTCACCATGGGCATCGGCCTGCTGCGAGGCACCGAGGACAGTCGTCCATTGGTACACAGCACCTGCGGCTCCTCCCTCaactctggctctggctccggCTCAGGCTGCGGCTCTACACAGACCATCTCGGATGGCTATGTGAACGAGGCCATCTGCGATGGAACGCCGGAGAAGTATGTGGCCAGCAAGTTTGGTGACTCCTGCCGCCAGTCGCTATCCGCCCTCGAGAGTGCCACGCAGCGCCTGCAGGTGGAGCTGCCTGCCAGCAACAAGAAGTATTTGAGGGAGACGTGCAGCG CCAACTCCAGTCCAAAACTGTTTCCCGCCCATGGCTCTCTGCGTTTGGATAACCTCAGCCTGGccgagcagcaggagctgaaGGGAGCTGCTTGGTTTCAGGCGGGCATACCAAGAGAAATCTCTTTAGAGGTCCTTTCGAGGCAGAGTCCTGGCGCCTTTTTGGTGCGTCAGAGCAGCACCAAGCCAGGATGCTTTGCCCTGTCGCTGAGGGTGCCACCACCTTCGCCAAGAGTGGCTCATTATCTGATCTTAAGGACACAAAGGGGCTACAAGATCAAG GGCTTCACCAAGGAGTTTAGCTCCCTGAAATCCCTGATCACCCACCACTCGGTGATGCCGGAGCTCCTGCCAGTGCCACTGACGCTGCCACGCCCGCCCAGTGCTCGTTCCCAGCGAGCCTACGATCAGGATCGGGATCGAGGCGGCAGCATCCAGAACGGAAACGGAGGCGGAGGGGATTTTGAGATGTACGGCTCGCTGAATGACTTTCGGAAAATGATGGCCGATTTGAATGTGTGA
- the LOC138928293 gene encoding histone-lysine N-methyltransferase SETMAR-like produces MRKLCSKWVPRLLTPDQKQQRIDDSETFLSMLKRNGTDFFRRYLTMDETWIHYYTTESSQQSSEWVVFGESRPKRPKTQISAGKVMASVFWDAYEILFIDYLEKDLAPSDYWLFSDLKKHLQGKRYRKNEEAIADTEAYFKGKSSAFSKNGIERLEKRWTECVAVDEN; encoded by the exons ATGAGAAAGCTCTGCTCAAAGTGGGTGCCGCGATTGCTAACACCGGACCAAAAGCAACAACGCATTGATGATTCCGAGACGTTTTTAAGCATGTTGAAGCGCAATGGGACCGATTTTTTTCGCCGTTACTTAACAATGGACGAAACATGGATACACTACTACACTACAGAATCCAGTCAACAATCTTCTGAGTGGGTGGTATTTGGTGAAAGCCGTCCGAAGCGTCCCAAAACACAAATATCGGCGGGTAAGGTTATGGCGTCCGTATTTTGGGATGCATATGAGATTTTGTTTATAGACTACCTGGAGAAAG ATTTGGCCCCCAGCGACTACTGGCTTTTTTCAGATCTCAAAAAGCACCTCCAAGGCAAGAGATATCGAAAAAATGAGGAGGCGATTGCCGATACTGAGGCCTATTTTAAGGGCAAAAGTTCAGCCTTCTCCAAAAATGGCATCGAAAGGTTGGAGAAGCGCTGGACTGAGTGTGTAGCCGTAGATGAAAACTAA
- the LOC108071633 gene encoding probable metabolite transport protein CsbC gives MCSLVRQFDHRGCPMPDTDPRPSPNDGFQAIPIDSAGGQQRELILQSSQRSPCCNRDLRNQPQANAVGAAALIFLSGGLHIAWSIGFDTLFAELEVNNHLRICWFLAAIFGALLGGFFSQKYSYKLLMQFCSLLVLIGGVVMAAIKLNLNALLAARYLNGFANGLAIAPTLAMAGELSVFYKRGTTTSAAEQWPVNIGIFVQIVCSASWDTEGDFTEEQFQGAISAVLGVLALVMSTLLSIESPVDLLEQGDEQAAIEALSRLQRPRAVTAETYDQVSDHRTYLAHHRSLSWRKACPAFFRLAALRAMNAMSCSMLVAYTLIITSNMVYRDNSGPYVLFGFLRLMGSFSCAFALDSLGRKIPLLLGLVICGGLSFGLASRFAGAKLLRFGDMRMALWLLLIFQLFAGIGFAPSSAYLSEAFPRRFKRQCIALAYVLEMIVQVMILQVDLSATAVGSDCVEMFFFTMGSLLLASFLGSVWFMPETKDTTLLQAQFRFQEFVIPPS, from the exons ATGTGTAGTCTTGTTCGACAGTTCGACCACAGAGGGTGCCCGATGCCCGACACCGATCCCAGACCTTCGCCCAACGATGGTTTCCAGGCCATTCCCATTGACAGTGCCGGTGGCCAGCAGCGGGAGCTGATCCTGCAGAGCAGCCAGAGGAGTCCCTGCTGCAATCGAGATCTGCGGAATCAGCCCCAGGCAAATGCAGTAGGAGCAG CGGCACTTATCTTTCTGTCCGGAGGTCTTCATATAGCCTGGAGCATTGGCTTTGACACCTTGTTTGCCGAACTGGAAGTTAACAATCATTTGCGTATTTGCTGGTTTTTAGCCGCCATTTTTGGGGCCCTTTTGGGTGGATTCTTCAGTCAgaaatattcatataaattgttaatg CAATTCTGCTCCCTGCTTGTCCTGATCGGAGGAGTTGTGATGGCTGCCATCAAGCTAAACCTCAATGCCTTGCTGGCTGCAAGATATCTGAATGGTTTTGCCAATGGCCTGGCCATAGCCCCCACCCTGGCCATGGCTGGTGAGCTCTCCGTTTTCTACAAGAGAGGAACCACCACCTCGGCGGCGGAACAGTGGCCTGTGAATATTGGAATCTTTGTGCAAATTGTGTGCAGTGCCAGCTGGGACACGGAAGGCGACTTCACGGAGGAGCAGTTCCAGGGAGCAATCAGTGCAGTCTTAGGTGTCCTGGCTTTGGTCATGTCCACTCTGCTCTCCATCGAGTCACCGGTGGATCTGCTGGAGCAGGGCGATGAGCAGGCAGCCATCGAGGCGCTGAGCCGGCTGCAGAGACCCCGGGCAGTGACGGCGGAGACGTACGACCAGGTGAGCGATCATCGCACCTACCTGGCCCACCATAGATCTCTGAGCTGGCGAAAGGCCTGCCCGGCCTTCTTCCGGCTGGCGGCACTGCGAGCCATGAACGCGATGAGCTGCAGCATGCTGGTGGCCTACACTCTGATTATCACCAGCAACATGGTCTACAGGGATAACTCAGGACCATATGTCCTCTTCGGTTTCCTGCGACTCATGGGCAGTTTTAGCTGTGCTTTTGCCCTGGACTCACTGGGCAGAAAAATACCCTTGCTCCTGGGGCTGGTAATCTGTGGAGGCCTGTCCTTCGGCCTGGCCAGCAGGTTTGCTGGTGCCAAGCTGCTTCGCTTCGGGGACATGCGGATGGCCCTGTGGCTCCTGCTCATCTTCCAGTTGTTTGCGGGCATAGGATTTGCCCCCAGCTCGGCGTATCTTTCGGAGGCCTTTCCCCGCCGCTTCAAGAGGCAGTGCATAGCCCTGGCCTATGTCCTGGAGATGATTGTCCAGGTGATGATCCTCCAAGTCGATCTCAGCGCCACAGCCGTGGGCAGCGACTGTGTGGAGATGTTCTTCTTTACCATGGGAAGTCTCCTGCTGGCCAGCTTCCTGGGCAGCGTCTGGTTTATGCCAGAGACCAAGGACACTACGCTGTTGCAGGCGCAGTTTCGGTTTCAGGAGTTTGTGATCCCGCCATCCTAA